The following is a genomic window from Lysinibacillus sp. G4S2.
ACACCAACTTATGAGGCGTTGAAAAATTATATTAGTGGCACTGCCAATAAGCGCTTTATTTATGATGGTGAGAAAGATGAAGGATTTGGTTGGGCTGGACAAGTTACAGGGATGATTCATGATATTCCAACAGTTGAGGAGCTTATCACTCGAATGGTTGCAGAAGCAGAAAGTATCCGGGTAAAATGGGGGAAGTAACTTAAAGGTGGTTATGTCCAATGGAATATTCTTATCCGTTTTCAATTGATTGGTCGACTGAGGAAATTGTCGATGTTGTTCAATTTTTTGAAGCGATTGAGCAAGCCTATGAAAAAGGCGTTAAACGTGAAGTAATGATGGCGAAATACCGCCGTTTTAAAGAGATTGTTCCTTCACAAGCTGAGGAAAAATCAATTTTTCGTGAATTCGAAGAAGCAAGTGGCTATGTCAGTTACTCTGTTGTTAAACAAACAAAAGAAGCAGCTGATGGGACGATTATTAAAGTTGCACCGAAGCAACGACGTTAAAAAAGTGGACGTGAGTTTATTCTCACGTCCGCTTTTTTTATCTTCTAGTTTTACGTGTTAAAAATAAGTGATGTACATACACTACATACAATAAAAGTATAAGGTTAGTATGTCACATGACCCGAAGTACAATACTTCATACTTTATTTTCCAACAATGATGTTATAAATAGGAAGTAAACTACTGAAAGTTTCTTCCGTAATTTGATGAAGTTCACTAGCGGACAGCTTGATTGCTTGTTCTCTTGGAATATGTCGACCGACTAAAAATTCACCTTTTTTAACATCGCGCAAACGATTAAGCAATTCATCTAGCTTGTCTTCCTTTGCATCTTCCATGGAGATTGCTGCAGGAGACATATGATCCCCAGAAACAATAAAATCATTAGGAAGTTGCTGTAGCAATGTTTTGTTGGCAATTAAACGTTCTGCCATCACATTTTTTTGTGGAGCTTCATAAATAATAGCTAAGACGATGAATAAATGTGTGCTCCAAAGACCAATCTGAAAGTGAGGTAATGATTTATAACCTCTTTTGTAAGGAGCAAAGGCAACCCAGCTGTCTTTTGGAGGATTTACGGTTCTACGTGCATGCTTCGCCACATGAGGATAAAATTCTTCTCCAAGATGACTTGAAAAGAAGGAAGAAAAATCCTCTCCAAGCAGTTGGAATTTAGGTCGTACAGATGAAATTAACGCTTCCATTCTCTGGTCTAATCCATCTATTTGAAAAACATTGAAGTCTTTATTAGTCCATTTAATTTTCTGCAATTTTATTAACTCCTTTCGATTTATAAGGTTTATTTTATTAGGAAAATGGGAAAAAATCTTATAACAAGAACTTTAAAATAAAAAAAAGGAAGTGATTTTTATGAAACCAATCGTAAAAATTATACGTAAAGTTGACATTGAAAAGCAATATGAACACATTTTACAATTAGAATTAGATTATGAATTAGCTTCTCTATTCTCTGCAATGAATGAAAAAAATGAACTTGAAATTGAAAAAAGTAAAAAACGTCTGGCTGAAATTCAGCTGGAACTTGAAAGTTTGCACGCCTATGCGTAATAGAAATTTTATACCCATTTGAAAAATCACTTGCTGAATATTCCGACAGCAGGTGATTTTTATTGTTATAAAGGGTAAAATAGACAGTATATCTTAAAGGGAAATTTTTTAGGGAAGTACTATATGCTACGTATTAACAAAACATCATGAGAAATAAAGGCCTAAGCACAAAGCCGGTTCTGGACGCAATTATACCGAGGTATAATTGATGTAGGCTAAAGCGCAGTGCCTTTTCTTATATTTGAAGGGTGGGTTTTTATGGATTTACAACAAATTGATCAATTTGCGAAAAGTATTATATTTGAAGCGGGAAGGCGTATTCGAGATGCTTTTTCGTACAATCTAGTTATCGAGACAAAATCAGATGCAAATGACCTTGTCACAAATATTGACCGTGAAACTGAATTATTCTTTATTGAAAAAATACGCGCTTTGGATCCAACTCACAAAATTTTAGGGGAAGAGGGAATGGGAGAAAAAGTAGAGTCGTTAGAAGGTGTTGTATGGATTATTGATCCAATAGACGGCACGATGAATTTTGTTAAACAACATCGACATTTTATGATTTCTATCGGTATTTTTATTAATGGGGTAGGTAAGCTAGGTTACATATTTGATGTAATGCGTGAAGATTTATTTTATGCAATTGCAGGCGAAGGGGCATGGTACAATGACTCACCATTGCGTAAATTGCAATCAGTCAAAATAGAGGAATCGGTCATTGGTATAAACGCACACTGGGTAGCCCCAAATCGCCATATTCACCATGAAAAAGTAATTGAAATGATTCGGAAAGTACGTGGTACAAGGTCGTATGGTTCAGCAGCAATGGAAATAGCGTTTGTTGTTAGTGGTAAACTAGATGCTTATGTATCGATGCGACTATCACCATGGGATATTGCAGGAGGTACCATTATTGCTAAGGAAGTTGGTGCCATCACCACTAATTTACATGGGGAAGGCTTTGATTTTCTACATCAGGATACTTTTATCATTGCCAATCCTTCTATTCACAAAGAGCTGTTAGAAAAATATATTGTGCCTTATGAATAAAAAAGGAGCCGTCTATTTTTTAGACAGGCTCCTTCTTACTTATTAAAGTAATCCTTGCTCACGCAGTTTACGTTTTAATTTAAAGGCTGTCATAAAAATGACACAAGTAGCCACAATGCCTGCTATAATACCAAAACCACTACCAGCTGCTACAGAATAGCCAATAGAACACATTGCTAAAACAGCTGCTAATGCGAAAATGCCCATTACGAATTTTGCACGATTCATAGCCGAGCCTCCTAATATGAAAAATTTGTAATTCAAATATATTTTTTTAGAATGATGTAAATTCTAATAAGGACATTTCTATCCTTCTTGTGCTATAATATCACAGTTAAACATTCGAAAAAAGAATATGGAGTGGAATAATGACAAACTTACGTCAAGATCTTCGCAATATCGCAATTATCGCCCACGTTGACCATGGTAAAACTACCTTAGTCGACCAATTATTAAAACAATCAGGTACATTCCGTTCAAACGAACATGTTGAAGAACGTGCAATGGACTCTAACGATATCGAACGCGAACGTGGTATTACAATTTTAGCTAAAAATACTGCAGTCAACTATAACGGAACTCGTATCAACATCCTTGATACGCCTGGACACGCCGACTTTGGTGGTGAGGTAGAACGT
Proteins encoded in this region:
- a CDS encoding UPF0223 family protein yields the protein MEYSYPFSIDWSTEEIVDVVQFFEAIEQAYEKGVKREVMMAKYRRFKEIVPSQAEEKSIFREFEEASGYVSYSVVKQTKEAADGTIIKVAPKQRR
- a CDS encoding inositol monophosphatase family protein — protein: MDLQQIDQFAKSIIFEAGRRIRDAFSYNLVIETKSDANDLVTNIDRETELFFIEKIRALDPTHKILGEEGMGEKVESLEGVVWIIDPIDGTMNFVKQHRHFMISIGIFINGVGKLGYIFDVMREDLFYAIAGEGAWYNDSPLRKLQSVKIEESVIGINAHWVAPNRHIHHEKVIEMIRKVRGTRSYGSAAMEIAFVVSGKLDAYVSMRLSPWDIAGGTIIAKEVGAITTNLHGEGFDFLHQDTFIIANPSIHKELLEKYIVPYE
- a CDS encoding DUF1054 domain-containing protein, translating into MQKIKWTNKDFNVFQIDGLDQRMEALISSVRPKFQLLGEDFSSFFSSHLGEEFYPHVAKHARRTVNPPKDSWVAFAPYKRGYKSLPHFQIGLWSTHLFIVLAIIYEAPQKNVMAERLIANKTLLQQLPNDFIVSGDHMSPAAISMEDAKEDKLDELLNRLRDVKKGEFLVGRHIPREQAIKLSASELHQITEETFSSLLPIYNIIVGK
- a CDS encoding DUF5325 family protein, with the protein product MNRAKFVMGIFALAAVLAMCSIGYSVAAGSGFGIIAGIVATCVIFMTAFKLKRKLREQGLL